One Deltaproteobacteria bacterium DNA window includes the following coding sequences:
- a CDS encoding helix-turn-helix domain-containing protein, which produces MSRADDAHKRCCDVLEVSPTASPGEIKRSYLYLKELYTSDSIASMALEDELSDADKQVILAKIEQAYATLMEALDKEKRPDDASGSHHIRDEAAAEYVEGVEAYDGATLKQIREKMGIGLDDIAMTTRIQTRHLSCLEHEDYEQLPAEVYTRGFVFAYAEFLSLDGETVVADYMQRYRKWKTKHGRTSAVAHLFSKFRNKR; this is translated from the coding sequence ATGAGCAGGGCCGACGATGCGCATAAACGGTGCTGCGATGTTCTGGAGGTTTCGCCCACTGCCTCCCCGGGGGAAATCAAACGCTCCTACCTTTATCTGAAAGAGCTCTACACGTCGGACTCCATCGCGTCGATGGCGCTCGAGGATGAACTTTCAGATGCCGATAAACAGGTGATTCTTGCCAAGATCGAACAGGCTTACGCCACCTTGATGGAAGCGCTGGACAAGGAAAAGCGTCCGGACGACGCCAGTGGCAGCCACCACATCCGTGACGAGGCCGCGGCCGAATACGTTGAAGGCGTCGAAGCCTACGACGGGGCGACGTTGAAGCAGATACGCGAAAAAATGGGTATCGGGCTGGATGACATCGCCATGACGACCAGAATTCAGACCCGACATCTATCGTGCCTGGAGCATGAGGACTACGAACAGCTTCCGGCCGAGGTATACACGCGCGGCTTCGTGTTCGCCTATGCCGAGTTTCTCTCCCTGGACGGCGAGACGGTGGTGGCGGATTACATGCAACGTTACCGGAAGTGGAAGACGAAGCACGGCAGGACAAGCGCCGTGGCGCATCTTTTTTCCAAATTCAGGAACAAGCGCTAG
- a CDS encoding P-loop NTPase yields the protein MTEIWAIGGGKGGIGKSFIISSMGSYLARRGRRVILVDADLGAANLHTFLGMSRPEKSLTDFFENSLPLASLLVDSGIDNLTLLAGAIHSMVPENIKYAQKLKFFRHIKKLEADFILLDLGAGVHFNTIDTFLQADRKIVVIVPEITAIENMYGFVKTVFFRQLMNTFGENGYREVFMTAWMERKANNVANLKQFVEYLGSLSAPMAQIIDDELCGFRLYIVLNQIRLEREKRIGNSVKSICLKYFGMDARYVGFVEIDDFIISSLNNRQPFMETYPESKCAREVGAIARNLLRGEQVRI from the coding sequence ATGACGGAAATCTGGGCCATCGGCGGGGGCAAGGGCGGCATCGGCAAGAGCTTTATCATCAGCTCCATGGGGAGTTATCTTGCCCGGCGGGGGCGCCGGGTGATTCTGGTGGATGCGGACCTGGGCGCCGCAAACCTGCACACCTTTCTGGGGATGAGCCGCCCCGAGAAATCCCTTACGGATTTTTTTGAAAACAGCCTGCCGCTGGCATCGCTGCTGGTGGACAGCGGCATCGACAACCTGACGCTTTTGGCCGGGGCCATTCACTCGATGGTCCCAGAAAATATCAAATACGCACAGAAACTGAAATTCTTCAGGCATATCAAGAAGCTGGAAGCAGACTTCATCCTCCTGGACCTGGGGGCGGGTGTGCATTTCAATACCATTGACACATTTTTACAGGCCGACAGGAAGATCGTGGTCATCGTTCCTGAAATTACGGCGATAGAAAACATGTACGGTTTTGTCAAAACGGTGTTTTTCAGGCAATTGATGAACACCTTCGGGGAAAACGGATACCGGGAGGTGTTCATGACCGCCTGGATGGAAAGGAAGGCCAATAACGTCGCCAACCTGAAACAGTTCGTGGAATATCTGGGGAGCCTTTCCGCGCCCATGGCGCAGATTATCGACGATGAACTCTGCGGCTTCAGGCTGTATATCGTTTTAAACCAGATCCGGCTCGAGAGGGAAAAGCGCATTGGGAATTCGGTTAAAAGCATCTGCCTAAAATACTTCGGGATGGATGCCCGCTACGTCGGTTTTGTCGAAATCGACGACTTCATCATCAGCAGCCTCAACAACCGCCAGCCCTTTATGGAGACCTATCCGGAATCCAAGTGTGCCCGGGAGGTCGGGGCCATAGCCCGCAACCTCCTGCGTGGCGAACAGGTGCGCATATGA